Proteins co-encoded in one Papaver somniferum cultivar HN1 chromosome 5, ASM357369v1, whole genome shotgun sequence genomic window:
- the LOC113282917 gene encoding uncharacterized protein LOC113282917 isoform X1: MGGGGDCSEASSTSSSSFSLLQEEEVLLDQNLDDPIQFSSPNDNTQSDDMGVKEGDGLDFCLGSSGSLSSYDFEILKMRRFKAYQQIMENYNNLQDQIGGLKEAKDKIISYKPGAWVEEVAGLEVSDYDIPKTTTLMLIGPKGSGKSSLVNRISRAIGENKFTSERAQVSYNSSVGDGTYFLHEYMVPRGSTSFCLYDTRSLSEDSCDNSEMLKNWMINGVHHGQLVIRDSDASSVKEKLNHKARGSGWFYGVRRRVGFFIFVVNGLAVLKSMEDEDNKKYTDMLAKTFSCPYLSFKDDKPVVVITHGDFLSHSNRARIRVHLGELLGIPPDTQIFDIPDNCDPSTELAIADMLRYSLERADRNLPQKRKVPEIFIFIIMVCVLCICLFYKWKVIILSKDKIVRNAEHYSSYSSDFLKAMRYWMFKREAHRNWHTMRHLWTNTNLSWRLENINNLC, encoded by the exons GAAGAAGTATTGTTGGATCAAAATTTGGATGACCCAATTCAATTCTCATCACCAAATGACAATAcccaaag TGATGATATGGGTGTTAAAGAAGGGGATGGACTGGATTTCTGTCTGGGTTCTTCTGGTTCTTTGAGTTCTTATGATTTTGAGATTCTAAAGATGAGAAGAttcaaagcttaccaacaaatcaTGGAGAATTACAATAATTTACAGGACCAAATTGGAGGTTTGAAAGAAGCCAAAGATAAAATTATTAG CTACAAACCTGGAGCTTGGGTTGAAGAGGTTGCTGGTTTGGAAGTGAGTGATTATGATATACCAAAGACAACGACCCTTATGTTAATTGGCCCAAAGGGATCCGGAAAGAGTAGCCTTGTGAATAGAATTTCGAGAGCCATTGGGGAGAACAAGTTTACATCGGAGAGGGCTCAAGTATCAT ATAATTCATCGGTTGGAGATGGGACCTATTTTCTTCACGAATATATGGTACCCAGAGGTTCCACTTCTTTTTGTTTGTATGACACGCGGAGTTTATCAGAAGATTCATGTGACAATTCTGAAATGCTTAAAAATTGGATGATCAATGGTGTTCATCACGGCCAACTAGTTATCAG GGATTCGGATGCTTCAAGTGTGAAGGAGAAATTGAACCACAAAGCACGTGGTTCAGGCTGGTTTTATGGAGTGAGGAGGAGGGttggcttctttatttttgttgtCAATGGACTTGCAGTTCTGAAatctatggaagatgaagataacaAGAAGTACACAGACATGCTTGCAAAGACTTTCAGCTGCCCTTATTTGTCATTTAAAG atgataaacctgttgttgtGATCACACATGGAGATTTTCTGTCACATTCTAACCGTGCTCGTATACGCGTGCATTTGGGAGAGTTGCTTGGCATTCCACCGGATACACAAATTTTCGACATTCCAG ATAACTGTGATCCATCTACTGAATTAGCAATAGCAGACATGTTAAGATATTCCCTTGAGCGTGCTGATAGAAATCTTCCTCAGAAACGCAAG GTTCCAGAAATATTTATATTTATCATCATGGTGTGTGTGTTGTGCATCTGTTTATTCTATAAATGGAAAGTTATCATTCTATCGAAGGACAAAATAGTTCGGAATGCAGAGCACTATTCCAGTTATAGCTCAGATTTTTTGAAGGCGATGCGTTACTGGATGTTTAAAAGAGAAGCTCACAGAAACTGGCACACAATGAGGCACCTCTG GACAAACACAAATTTAAGCTGGAGACTGGAGAACATTAATAATCTCTGTTGA
- the LOC113282917 gene encoding uncharacterized protein LOC113282917 isoform X2 → MGGGGDCSEASSTSSSSFSLLQEEEVLLDQNLDDPIQFSSPNDNTQSDDMGVKEGDGLDFCLGSSGSLSSYDFEILKMRRFKAYQQIMENYNNLQDQIGGLKEAKDKIISYKPGAWVEEVAGLEVSDYDIPKTTTLMLIGPKGSGKSSLVNRISRAIGENKFTSERAQVSYNSSVGDGTYFLHEYMVPRGSTSFCLYDTRSLSEDSCDNSEMLKNWMINGVHHGQLVIRDSDASSVKEKLNHKARGSGWFYGVRRRVGFFIFVVNGLAVLKSMEDEDNKKYTDMLAKTFSCPYLSFKDDKPVVVITHGDFLSHSNRARIRVHLGELLGIPPDTQIFDIPDNCDPSTELAIADMLRYSLERADRNLPQKRKVPEIFIFIIMVCVLCICLFYKWKVIILSKDKIVRNAEHYSSYSSDFLKAMRYWMFKREAHRNWHTMRHLW, encoded by the exons GAAGAAGTATTGTTGGATCAAAATTTGGATGACCCAATTCAATTCTCATCACCAAATGACAATAcccaaag TGATGATATGGGTGTTAAAGAAGGGGATGGACTGGATTTCTGTCTGGGTTCTTCTGGTTCTTTGAGTTCTTATGATTTTGAGATTCTAAAGATGAGAAGAttcaaagcttaccaacaaatcaTGGAGAATTACAATAATTTACAGGACCAAATTGGAGGTTTGAAAGAAGCCAAAGATAAAATTATTAG CTACAAACCTGGAGCTTGGGTTGAAGAGGTTGCTGGTTTGGAAGTGAGTGATTATGATATACCAAAGACAACGACCCTTATGTTAATTGGCCCAAAGGGATCCGGAAAGAGTAGCCTTGTGAATAGAATTTCGAGAGCCATTGGGGAGAACAAGTTTACATCGGAGAGGGCTCAAGTATCAT ATAATTCATCGGTTGGAGATGGGACCTATTTTCTTCACGAATATATGGTACCCAGAGGTTCCACTTCTTTTTGTTTGTATGACACGCGGAGTTTATCAGAAGATTCATGTGACAATTCTGAAATGCTTAAAAATTGGATGATCAATGGTGTTCATCACGGCCAACTAGTTATCAG GGATTCGGATGCTTCAAGTGTGAAGGAGAAATTGAACCACAAAGCACGTGGTTCAGGCTGGTTTTATGGAGTGAGGAGGAGGGttggcttctttatttttgttgtCAATGGACTTGCAGTTCTGAAatctatggaagatgaagataacaAGAAGTACACAGACATGCTTGCAAAGACTTTCAGCTGCCCTTATTTGTCATTTAAAG atgataaacctgttgttgtGATCACACATGGAGATTTTCTGTCACATTCTAACCGTGCTCGTATACGCGTGCATTTGGGAGAGTTGCTTGGCATTCCACCGGATACACAAATTTTCGACATTCCAG ATAACTGTGATCCATCTACTGAATTAGCAATAGCAGACATGTTAAGATATTCCCTTGAGCGTGCTGATAGAAATCTTCCTCAGAAACGCAAG GTTCCAGAAATATTTATATTTATCATCATGGTGTGTGTGTTGTGCATCTGTTTATTCTATAAATGGAAAGTTATCATTCTATCGAAGGACAAAATAGTTCGGAATGCAGAGCACTATTCCAGTTATAGCTCAGATTTTTTGAAGGCGATGCGTTACTGGATGTTTAAAAGAGAAGCTCACAGAAACTGGCACACAATGAGGCACCTCTGGTAA
- the LOC113282916 gene encoding GTP cyclohydrolase 1-like: MGALDEGHFNGELKDNGVKINKCFKEEESESIRNIKEAVKVLLQGLGEDSNREGLKKTPLRVAKALTEGTRGYKQNVKDIVQGALFPEAGLDKAVGLAGGAGGLVVVRDLNLFSICESCLLPFQVKCHVGYVPSEERVVGLSKLSRVADVFAKRLQSPQRLADEVCSGLQNGIRPDGVAVVLQCWHIHSPEAELNSASPNSNSSKHDMEGWEKILVSSSSGILGNQNGDFWADFVSLLKFRGVDVEKARNQTLINHHWCPYRPLDVVCNGHSAPKNPLTHRVSCKTESPLLAMQNAVSMMIQSLGEDPSRKELAGTPHRFVQWLMNYKKCDLEMNMKMNGFGSVHVQDEFRSELNIQLQSLCEHHLLPFHGVVHVGYFHSKGVEPIKRSVLQSIVHFFGCKLQVQERLSRQIAETVSSILGGDVMVVVEANHICMISRGIEKVGSSTATIAALGRFSNDPKAKAVFLNSISNATAA; this comes from the exons ATGGGCGCCTTAGATGAAGGGCATTTTAATGGAGAATTGAAAGACAATGGAGTGAAAATTAACAAATGTTTTAAGGAAGAAGAATCAGAGAGTATTAGAAACATTAAAGAAGCTGTCAAAGTTCTTTTACAAGGATTAGGAGAAGATTCCAATAGAGAAGGTCTTAAAAAAACTCCACTCCGTGTTGCTAAAGCACTTACAGAAGGAACCAGAG GTTACAAACAAAACGTAAAGGATATTGTCCAAGGTGCTTTGTTCCCCGAAGCTGGTTTAGATAAGGCAGTTGGCCTTGCTGGAGGTGCAGGAGGGCTCGTTGTTGTTCGAGACCTCAACCTATTTTCAATCTGTGAATCTTGTTTACTACCTTTCCAAGTTAAGTGCCATGTTGGATATGTTCCATCTGAAGAAAGAGTTGTGGGGTTAAGCAAACTCTCTAGGGTTGCTGATGTCTTCGCGAAAAGGCTACAAAGTCCACAGCGATTAGCAGATGAAGTATGTTCAGGTTTGCAAAACGGAATCAGACCAGATGGTGTCGCGGTTGTCCTCCAGTGTTGGCACATCCATTCACCTGAAGCTGAGCTTAATAGCGCAAGCCCTAATTCCAATTCTTCTAAACATGACATGGAAGGATGGGAGAAAATTTTGGTCAGTTCAAGTTCAGGAATTCTTGGGAACCAAAACGGAGATTTTTGGGCTGATTTTGTCTCTCTTCTGAAGTTTAGAGGCGTAGATGTTGAAAAGGCTCGTAACCAAACGTTAATCAATCATCATTGGTGTCCATATAGACCTCTTGACGTTGTTTGCAATGGTCATTCCGCTCCAAAAAATCCTTTAACTCACAGGGTATCGTGCAAAACAGAATCTCCGCTTCTAGCCATGCAAAATGCAGTATCCATGATGATTCAGTCTCTCGGTGAAGACCCATCAAGGAAAGAACTTGCAGGAACCCCCCACCGGTTTGTGCAGTGGCTGATGAACTATAAGAAATGTGATCTGgaaatgaacatgaaaatgaatgGCTTTGGTTCTGTTCATGTTCAAGATGAATTTCGGTCTGAATTAAACATCCAGCTGCAGTCTTTATGTGAACATCACCTTTTACCATTTCACGGTGTGGTTCATGTAGGATACTTCCATTCAAAAGGAGTCGAACCCATTAAGAGGTCAGTGTTGCAGTCGATAGTACATTTCTTTGGTTGTAAACTTCAAGTGCAAGAAAGGTTATCAAGGCAGATAGCAGAAACAGTTTCTTCAATTTTAGGTGGAGACGTGATGGTGGTTGTTGAAGCGAACCACATTTGTATGATATCTCGAGGGATTGAAAAAGTGGGAAGTAGTACAGCAACGATAGCTGCACTGGGTCGATTTTCAAATGACCCAAAGGCAAAAGCTGTGTTTCTCAACTCTATCTCAAATGCCACTGCTGCATGA